One window of Paludibacter propionicigenes WB4 genomic DNA carries:
- the gmk gene encoding guanylate kinase: MSGKLIIFSAPSGAGKSTLVQYLLSCGFDMEFSVSATSRAPRGTEKHGVDYYYLTPEEFRQKIDNQEFLEYEEVYQNCYYGTLRSEVERITSQGKNIVFDVDVVGGLNIKKEFGNRALALFIAPPSVAELKNRLQNRGTDSAEMIEKRIGKAEFEMTFAPKFDLVIVNDDLSKAKAEAERSIREFLKL, encoded by the coding sequence ATGTCCGGCAAATTAATTATATTTTCTGCACCCTCAGGAGCAGGTAAAAGTACCCTGGTTCAGTATTTATTAAGCTGTGGATTCGATATGGAGTTCTCAGTTTCAGCAACAAGCCGTGCTCCGCGTGGTACCGAAAAGCATGGAGTTGATTATTATTATCTTACCCCTGAAGAATTTCGTCAGAAAATTGATAATCAGGAGTTTCTTGAATACGAAGAAGTTTATCAAAATTGTTACTACGGAACACTTCGCAGCGAAGTAGAACGTATTACAAGCCAAGGAAAAAACATCGTTTTTGATGTTGATGTGGTAGGCGGACTGAATATCAAAAAAGAATTTGGAAACAGAGCTCTAGCCTTATTTATTGCTCCGCCGAGTGTTGCTGAATTGAAAAACCGTCTGCAAAACAGAGGAACCGATTCTGCTGAAATGATTGAAAAGCGGATTGGTAAAGCTGAGTTTGAAATGACTTTTGCACCTAAATTTGATTTGGTTATTGTAAATGATGACCTGAGTAAGGCGAAAGCAGAAGCAGAGCGTTCAATACGGGAATTTCTGAAACTTTAA
- the nadD gene encoding nicotinate (nicotinamide) nucleotide adenylyltransferase → MRVALYFGSFNPVHLGHLKLAEYLTDNDLVDEVWFVISPCNPLKEQSELLDEYIRLDMLFFAIRSNPGFKACDIEFTMPIPSYSIDTLNVLSKQFPDYQFELIIGSDNALVFDQWKDYTEILTNYPVLVYPRKNYDFAQVAARYPQMNLLNTPIYDISSTQIRDSIAQKKDISQWLHPSVLQFIKENNLYQ, encoded by the coding sequence ATGCGTGTTGCTCTTTATTTCGGTTCGTTTAATCCTGTACATCTCGGGCATTTAAAACTGGCAGAATATCTAACTGATAATGACCTTGTTGACGAAGTGTGGTTTGTTATATCGCCTTGCAATCCATTGAAGGAACAATCGGAATTGCTGGACGAATATATCCGATTGGATATGTTGTTTTTTGCTATACGCAGCAATCCCGGGTTCAAAGCTTGTGATATTGAATTTACGATGCCCATTCCATCTTATTCAATTGATACATTGAATGTTCTATCTAAGCAATTTCCCGATTATCAGTTTGAATTAATCATTGGAAGTGATAATGCACTTGTTTTTGATCAATGGAAAGATTACACGGAAATACTTACCAATTATCCGGTGTTGGTTTATCCCCGTAAAAATTATGATTTTGCTCAAGTAGCAGCCAGATACCCTCAAATGAACTTACTCAATACGCCAATTTACGATATATCATCTACTCAAATCCGCGATTCCATCGCACAAAAAAAGGATATAAGCCAATGGTTACATCCTTCTGTTTTACAGTTTATTAAAGAGAATAATCTCTATCAATAG
- a CDS encoding MBL fold metallo-hydrolase, whose protein sequence is MTIKTFTFNPFQENTYLLYDETKEAVLVDAGCISDTEKLVLKRFIEENSLILKRVINTHLHLDHQFGNKFIFNTFGLKPEACQEDEFLLDNVVAQARSFGFAIEEEAQSLGAYIIEDQEIKFGNSCLKSIHVPGHSPGSMVFYSERDGILLVGDVLFRGSIGRTDLPKGDYATLIQGITKKLLPLPDSTVVYSGHGSTTTIGYEKTNNPYL, encoded by the coding sequence ATGACAATAAAAACATTCACATTCAATCCTTTTCAGGAAAATACATACCTTCTTTACGATGAAACAAAAGAAGCTGTTCTGGTCGATGCAGGCTGTATCTCAGATACAGAAAAACTTGTTTTAAAACGATTTATTGAAGAAAATAGTCTGATTCTTAAGCGAGTAATCAATACGCATTTGCATCTGGATCATCAATTCGGGAATAAATTCATTTTCAATACCTTTGGTTTGAAGCCTGAAGCTTGTCAGGAAGATGAATTCTTACTGGATAATGTAGTTGCTCAGGCTCGCTCTTTTGGTTTTGCAATAGAGGAAGAAGCTCAATCGTTAGGAGCATATATTATTGAGGATCAGGAAATAAAATTCGGAAACTCTTGTCTTAAATCTATTCATGTTCCAGGACATTCGCCCGGCAGCATGGTGTTTTATTCGGAAAGAGATGGAATTTTGCTGGTTGGCGATGTGCTGTTCCGCGGATCGATAGGCAGAACCGATTTACCGAAAGGCGACTATGCTACTTTAATACAGGGTATAACCAAAAAATTGCTCCCCCTACCCGATTCCACCGTGGTTTATAGCGGTCATGGCTCGACTACCACCATTGGTTACGAAAAAACAAACAATCCCTATTTGTAA
- the rsmG gene encoding 16S rRNA (guanine(527)-N(7))-methyltransferase RsmG → MEQILQYFPSLNEIQKAQFQALYDLYFEWNAKINVISRKDIENLYEHHVLHSLAIAEIIHFQPGSTILDVGTGGGFPGIPLAILFPESNFVLIDSIGKKIKVGTEVATAIGLKNITLKHLRVQDEKGKFDFVVSRAVMPLGDLVKLVQKNISKKHNNALPNGLICLKGGELQHEVQPYKNIAELFEVSDFFKEEFFKTKKAVYVPL, encoded by the coding sequence ATGGAACAAATTCTACAATACTTCCCTTCTCTTAACGAAATTCAAAAAGCTCAATTTCAGGCGCTTTATGATTTGTATTTCGAATGGAATGCCAAAATAAACGTGATATCGCGTAAAGACATAGAGAATCTTTATGAGCATCACGTATTGCACTCACTGGCCATAGCCGAAATTATTCATTTTCAGCCGGGATCTACCATACTGGATGTTGGAACCGGTGGAGGATTTCCCGGCATTCCGTTGGCCATTTTATTTCCCGAATCGAATTTCGTTTTGATTGATTCCATCGGCAAAAAGATTAAAGTTGGAACTGAAGTTGCTACGGCTATCGGATTAAAAAACATAACATTAAAACACCTGCGGGTACAGGATGAAAAGGGCAAATTTGACTTCGTCGTAAGTCGTGCCGTAATGCCTTTGGGCGATTTAGTGAAACTGGTGCAGAAGAATATCAGCAAAAAACATAACAATGCTTTACCTAACGGACTTATTTGCCTGAAAGGCGGTGAGTTACAGCATGAGGTTCAACCTTATAAGAATATAGCGGAGCTATTTGAGGTAAGCGATTTCTTCAAAGAAGAATTTTTTAAAACCAAAAAAGCGGTCTATGTACCTTTATAA
- the fabD gene encoding ACP S-malonyltransferase → MKAYVFPGQGAQFVGMGKDLYDQSPLAKEYFEKANDILGYRITDIMFEGTPEDLKQTKVTQPAVFLHSVISALVLGNDFKPEMVAGHSLGEFSALVAAGALSFEDGLKLVYARAMAMQKACEIEPSTMAAVLGLADEVVEEVCEGIKDAIVVPANYNCPGQLVISGSIEGIDKACELLKEKGAKRALKLPVGGAFHSPLMQPASEELQAAINATTFSTPICPVYQNVNAYPQTEAEAIKQNLIAQLTAPVRWTQTVKNMVTDGATEFFELGPGDVLKGLVKKISAEVTVG, encoded by the coding sequence ATGAAAGCTTATGTATTTCCGGGTCAGGGTGCTCAATTTGTAGGAATGGGCAAAGACCTTTATGATCAATCACCTTTAGCCAAAGAGTATTTTGAAAAAGCAAATGATATTCTTGGATATCGAATTACCGACATCATGTTTGAAGGAACTCCCGAAGACCTGAAACAAACTAAAGTGACTCAACCAGCTGTATTTCTTCATTCTGTGATTTCTGCGTTGGTATTGGGTAACGATTTTAAACCTGAAATGGTTGCAGGTCACTCATTGGGTGAATTTTCAGCTTTGGTTGCAGCCGGTGCTTTATCATTCGAAGATGGATTGAAACTGGTTTACGCCCGTGCAATGGCTATGCAAAAAGCCTGTGAAATTGAACCTTCTACCATGGCCGCTGTGCTTGGACTTGCCGACGAAGTAGTAGAAGAAGTGTGCGAAGGTATTAAAGATGCTATCGTGGTTCCTGCTAACTATAACTGTCCGGGACAATTGGTTATTTCGGGTTCTATCGAAGGAATTGACAAAGCTTGTGAGCTTTTGAAAGAAAAAGGAGCAAAACGCGCATTGAAACTTCCTGTTGGAGGTGCATTTCACTCACCGTTAATGCAACCTGCAAGTGAAGAACTACAAGCAGCTATCAACGCAACTACTTTCAGCACACCTATTTGTCCGGTTTATCAGAATGTAAATGCTTATCCACAAACCGAAGCAGAAGCCATCAAACAAAACCTGATTGCACAGCTTACTGCCCCTGTACGTTGGACTCAAACTGTAAAGAATATGGTAACTGATGGTGCTACCGAGTTTTTTGAATTAGGACCAGGCGATGTACTTAAAGGCCTTGTAAAGAAAATCAGTGCTGAAGTAACAGTAGGATAA
- the aspS gene encoding aspartate--tRNA ligase — MFRTHTCGELRLTNVGQQTTLSGWVQRARKMGGMTFVDIRDRYGITQLVFNQDVNAALFDTANKLGREYVIRVSGEVAERSNKNANIPTGEVEILVSELSILNESKTPPFTIEDNTDGGDDIRMKYRYLDLRRNNVRENLELRHRITFELRRYLDQMNFLEVETPILIGSTPEGARDFVVPSRMNPGEFYALPQSPQLFKQLLMVSGFDRYFQIAKCFRDEDLRADRQPEFTQIDCEMSFVEQEDVLNLFEGMMKHLFKFVKNIDFTEAFPRMTWEDGMKYYGSDKPDIRFEMKFVELKEAVSGHDFVVFDSVPYVGGICATGCAGYTRKQLDELTDFVKRPQIGAKGLVYIRCEADGTFKSSVDKFYSADDLKQIASLFKAQPGDLILILAGEKRKTQKALCELRLEMGARLGYRNKDVYAPLWIIDFPLFEWDEDTQRFYATHHPFTSPNLDDIPLLETDPGAVRATAYDMVINGVELGGGSIRIHDSALQHQMFKHLGFTPEQAEAQFGFLMSAFQYGAPPHGGLAFGLDRLVSLFAGLDSIRDCIAFPKNNSGRDVMADSPSTIAQAQLDELNLVVDLKPQTPKGA; from the coding sequence ATGTTTAGAACACACACATGCGGCGAACTTCGCCTGACTAATGTAGGACAACAAACAACCTTATCAGGTTGGGTACAACGTGCACGGAAAATGGGCGGAATGACCTTTGTTGATATTCGCGACCGTTACGGGATAACACAGTTGGTATTCAACCAAGATGTAAACGCCGCATTATTTGATACTGCGAATAAACTTGGACGTGAATATGTGATTCGTGTGAGTGGTGAAGTGGCTGAACGCAGTAACAAGAATGCAAATATACCAACCGGTGAAGTCGAAATACTTGTTTCGGAACTTAGCATACTGAACGAATCCAAAACTCCACCGTTTACCATAGAAGATAACACGGATGGTGGCGATGATATCCGCATGAAATACCGTTACCTGGATTTACGTCGTAACAATGTGCGTGAAAATCTGGAATTACGTCATCGTATTACTTTTGAACTACGTCGCTACTTAGATCAGATGAACTTTCTGGAAGTAGAAACACCGATATTGATTGGTTCCACACCCGAAGGCGCGCGCGATTTCGTTGTGCCATCACGCATGAATCCGGGTGAGTTTTATGCTTTACCACAGTCGCCACAGTTGTTCAAACAATTGCTTATGGTTTCCGGTTTCGACCGTTATTTCCAGATAGCCAAGTGTTTCCGAGACGAAGACTTGCGTGCCGACCGCCAACCTGAGTTTACCCAGATAGACTGCGAAATGTCTTTTGTTGAACAGGAAGATGTGCTAAACCTTTTCGAAGGTATGATGAAACATCTGTTCAAATTCGTAAAAAACATTGATTTCACCGAAGCATTTCCCCGTATGACGTGGGAAGATGGAATGAAATACTACGGGTCGGACAAACCGGATATTCGTTTTGAAATGAAGTTCGTGGAGTTGAAAGAAGCCGTTTCCGGACATGACTTTGTTGTTTTTGATAGTGTACCTTATGTGGGCGGTATATGTGCCACAGGCTGTGCCGGATATACCCGCAAGCAATTGGATGAATTGACCGACTTTGTTAAACGTCCGCAAATAGGAGCGAAGGGGCTGGTTTACATTCGTTGTGAAGCCGATGGAACATTTAAATCATCGGTAGATAAATTCTATTCGGCTGACGATTTAAAACAAATAGCTTCTTTATTCAAAGCTCAGCCCGGAGATTTGATTTTGATCCTGGCAGGTGAAAAACGCAAAACTCAGAAAGCTTTGTGTGAATTGCGCCTGGAAATGGGAGCGAGGTTAGGTTACAGAAACAAGGACGTATATGCTCCACTGTGGATTATTGACTTTCCACTCTTTGAATGGGACGAAGACACACAACGTTTCTACGCTACACACCATCCGTTTACTTCCCCAAATTTAGACGATATTCCGTTATTGGAAACTGATCCGGGAGCCGTACGTGCTACTGCTTACGATATGGTTATCAATGGCGTGGAACTGGGCGGTGGTTCTATTCGTATTCACGATAGTGCATTGCAACATCAAATGTTTAAACATCTTGGATTTACACCCGAACAAGCTGAAGCACAGTTTGGCTTCTTAATGAGTGCATTCCAGTATGGAGCGCCACCACACGGAGGATTGGCATTCGGGTTAGACCGTTTAGTATCCTTGTTTGCCGGATTGGACAGTATTCGCGACTGTATTGCATTCCCTAAAAATAATTCAGGACGCGACGTGATGGCCGATTCACCATCAACAATAGCTCAGGCACAGCTGGATGAACTAAATCTGGTGGTGGATTTGAAACCCCAAACCCCTAAAGGGGCTTAA
- a CDS encoding zinc ribbon domain-containing protein YjdM, whose translation MNKEPKCPKCGMENTYFDSSTDLYVCPDCSHEFSTEAADDEAEDKTPRDSNGTELLTGDSVTLIKDLKVRGSSIVLKRGTKVKSIRLTEDHEEVDCKIDGTSFVLKTCFLKK comes from the coding sequence ATGAACAAAGAACCCAAATGTCCTAAGTGTGGAATGGAAAACACTTATTTCGATTCGTCTACAGATTTGTATGTTTGTCCGGATTGCAGTCATGAATTTTCAACTGAAGCTGCCGACGATGAAGCTGAAGATAAAACTCCTCGCGACAGCAACGGTACCGAACTACTCACCGGCGACAGTGTTACTCTAATTAAAGATCTGAAAGTCAGAGGATCTTCTATCGTTTTAAAACGTGGAACTAAAGTAAAAAGTATACGCCTCACCGAAGATCATGAGGAAGTTGATTGCAAAATTGACGGCACCAGCTTTGTATTGAAGACTTGTTTTTTGAAGAAATAA
- a CDS encoding GNAT family N-acetyltransferase: protein MIGLEKFTTDDFEQFISWMDTEKFMYQFGGASFSFPVSAEQLQHYIADPGHRIYRVVDAETGKVIGHGSISHHNAKNKSARLCRILIAEEQDRSKGYGRQLIRALLKICFEELALHRVDLGVFEFNKAAIRCYQSCGFQIEGTLRESFVIDGEYYSVHNMSILDREYATLTISN from the coding sequence ATGATAGGACTTGAGAAATTTACCACAGATGATTTTGAACAGTTTATCAGCTGGATGGATACGGAAAAATTTATGTATCAGTTTGGCGGGGCTTCGTTTAGCTTTCCGGTATCGGCGGAGCAACTGCAACACTACATAGCTGATCCGGGTCACAGGATATATCGTGTGGTGGATGCTGAAACGGGCAAAGTGATTGGACATGGATCCATCAGCCATCATAACGCGAAAAATAAGAGTGCGCGCCTTTGCCGGATTCTGATAGCCGAAGAGCAGGATAGGAGTAAGGGCTATGGACGTCAACTGATACGGGCTTTGCTCAAAATTTGCTTTGAAGAATTGGCACTTCACAGGGTAGACTTGGGCGTTTTTGAATTCAACAAAGCCGCCATACGGTGCTATCAAAGCTGTGGTTTTCAGATTGAAGGTACGTTGCGCGAGTCGTTTGTAATAGACGGAGAATATTATTCGGTACACAATATGAGTATTCTGGATAGAGAATACGCTACACTTACAATATCAAATTAG